One genomic segment of Streptomyces sp. RKND-216 includes these proteins:
- a CDS encoding TerD family protein, whose protein sequence is MTVNLSKGQAVSLRKSDGGSLSAVRMGLGWQAAPRRGLFGRRTKAIDLDASAVLFAGKQPVDVVFFKHLVSDDGSVRHSGDNLVGGAGRGEDDETVMVDLQHVPAHIDQIVFTVNSFTGQTFTEVENAFCRLLDAANGEELARYTLTGGGAYTAQIMAKVQREGGGWQMTAIGEPAEGRTFQDLMPAIVPHL, encoded by the coding sequence GTGACGGTCAACCTGTCCAAGGGGCAGGCGGTCAGCCTGCGGAAGTCCGACGGCGGCAGCCTCTCGGCCGTGCGTATGGGTCTGGGCTGGCAGGCGGCGCCCCGTCGCGGGCTGTTCGGCCGCCGGACCAAGGCCATCGACCTGGACGCCTCCGCGGTGCTTTTCGCCGGCAAGCAGCCGGTGGACGTGGTCTTCTTCAAGCACCTCGTCAGCGACGACGGATCCGTCCGGCACAGCGGGGACAACCTGGTCGGCGGCGCCGGCCGAGGCGAGGACGACGAGACCGTGATGGTCGACCTCCAGCACGTCCCGGCGCACATCGACCAGATCGTCTTCACCGTGAACTCTTTCACCGGCCAGACCTTCACCGAGGTGGAGAACGCCTTCTGCCGCCTGCTCGACGCGGCGAACGGGGAGGAGCTCGCCCGGTACACGCTGACCGGCGGCGGGGCGTACACCGCGCAGATCATGGCGAAGGTGCAGCGTGAGGGCGGCGGCTGGCAGATGACCGCCATCGGTGAGCCCGCCGAGGGCCGCACGTTCCAGGACCTGATGCCGGCGATCGTGCCGCACCTCTGA
- a CDS encoding TerC family protein → MDVSFAVWAATVIGLCALIAVDFFVGRKPHDVSLREAGIWTIVWIVLAVIFGIGLFVFGGGQPAGEFFAGYITEKSLSVDNLFVFVLIMAKFAVPSIYQQRVLMIGVLIALVLRAGFIAAGAAIVSTFSWVFFIFGAFLIWTAWKLIQEARVENEEEAYEENRMLKMIERRFPSTDQYHGTKLFIRENGKRLMTPMLIVMLAIGTTDVLFALDSIPAIFGLTQDPYIVFTANAFALMGLRQLYFLIGGLLKKLVHLSYGLSVILGFIGVKLVLHALHEAGVHVPEISIPVSLGVICAVLVVTTVTSLYASKKQDRKQREKQTAPMGTPDARDDRGPLSKDDD, encoded by the coding sequence GTGGATGTGTCCTTTGCCGTATGGGCGGCAACCGTCATCGGTCTCTGTGCCCTGATCGCCGTCGACTTCTTCGTCGGCCGCAAACCGCACGACGTCTCCCTCAGGGAGGCAGGCATCTGGACGATCGTCTGGATCGTCCTGGCCGTCATCTTCGGTATCGGTCTCTTCGTCTTCGGGGGCGGGCAGCCCGCCGGTGAGTTCTTCGCGGGCTACATCACCGAGAAGTCGCTCAGCGTCGACAACCTCTTCGTCTTCGTCCTGATCATGGCGAAGTTCGCGGTGCCCAGCATCTACCAGCAGCGGGTGCTGATGATCGGCGTCCTCATCGCCCTGGTGCTGCGCGCCGGCTTCATCGCCGCGGGCGCGGCGATCGTCTCGACGTTCTCCTGGGTCTTCTTCATCTTCGGCGCCTTCCTGATCTGGACGGCCTGGAAGCTCATCCAGGAGGCGCGCGTCGAGAACGAAGAGGAGGCGTACGAGGAGAACCGCATGCTCAAGATGATCGAGCGGCGCTTCCCCTCGACCGACCAGTACCACGGCACCAAGCTGTTCATCCGGGAGAACGGCAAGCGGCTGATGACGCCGATGCTGATCGTGATGCTCGCGATCGGCACCACCGACGTCCTCTTCGCGCTGGACTCCATCCCCGCGATCTTCGGCCTCACCCAGGACCCGTACATCGTGTTCACGGCGAACGCCTTCGCCCTGATGGGTCTGCGCCAGCTGTACTTCCTGATCGGCGGCCTCCTCAAGAAGCTCGTCCACCTGTCCTACGGCCTGTCCGTCATCCTCGGCTTCATCGGCGTCAAGCTGGTACTGCACGCCCTGCACGAGGCGGGGGTGCACGTCCCGGAGATCAGCATCCCGGTCTCCCTGGGCGTCATCTGCGCGGTGCTGGTCGTCACCACGGTCACCAGCCTCTACGCCTCGAAGAAGCAGGACCGGAAGCAGCGCGAGAAGCAGA